One Candidatus Paceibacterota bacterium genomic window carries:
- a CDS encoding uL13 family ribosomal protein, whose product MKTEKNKTKKAKDAKEMREVKTIDAGGRTLGRVASEVAMSLMGKTKATFERNKYCGLPVKIINASKLRITPKKLAEIYHTRYSGIPGGLRILKGTETAEKKGLKELIKLATFQMLPGNKLRRMMMKNLTIED is encoded by the coding sequence ATGAAAACAGAAAAAAATAAAACAAAAAAAGCCAAGGATGCAAAAGAAATGAGAGAGGTAAAAACAATAGATGCTGGTGGTAGAACCCTAGGCAGAGTGGCGAGCGAAGTTGCTATGTCTTTGATGGGCAAGACCAAAGCGACTTTTGAACGCAATAAGTACTGCGGTCTTCCTGTAAAAATAATCAATGCGAGCAAGCTTCGCATCACCCCAAAAAAATTAGCTGAAATTTATCACACCAGATATTCGGGTATCCCCGGCGGGCTTCGTATTTTAAAAGGCACAGAAACCGCAGAGAAAAAAGGATTAAAAGAGCTGATCAAGCTTGCAACATTTCAAATGCTTCCAGGAAATAAATTAAGAAGAATGATGATGAAAAATTTAACAATTGAAGACTAA
- the rplQ gene encoding 50S ribosomal protein L17: MRHHNNTRKFGRNKNQKKALLNSLALNLIVREKIKTTEPKARELRPFMEKLVTRAKGGSLATRRLIIARLSNRSVEVKKLFGVIAPRYADKKGGYTRILKLGARKSDGTKMAIIEFV, translated from the coding sequence ATGCGACACCACAACAATACAAGAAAATTCGGCAGAAACAAAAACCAAAAGAAAGCGCTTTTGAATTCTTTAGCGCTCAATTTGATTGTGCGCGAAAAAATAAAAACGACCGAACCTAAAGCTCGCGAATTGCGACCATTTATGGAGAAGCTTGTGACTCGAGCAAAGGGAGGCAGTTTGGCTACGCGCAGATTAATAATTGCAAGGCTTTCGAATCGTAGTGTTGAAGTTAAAAAACTTTTTGGTGTTATTGCTCCGAGATATGCTGATAAAAAAGGCGGTTATACGAGAATTTTAAAATTAGGGGCTAGAAAGTCGGATGGCACCAAGATGGCAATAATAGAATTTGTCTAG
- the cysS gene encoding cysteine--tRNA ligase — protein MPLTFYNTLTREKEIFTSIDDKEVRMYTCGPTVYNYTHIGNLRAFVFADILRRTLTYTGYKVKQVMNITDIGHLSSDADSGDDKMTKGLLREGKELTLKNMRALAEFYTNTFKQDLKTLNIKMPDGMYFASDYVKEDIDLIKKLEEKEYAYRTSDGVYFDISKMSDYGALWGGKRNWNKEGARVNENSEKRNPEDFALWKLNDSIGFESPFGKGFPGWHIECSAMGLKFLGEQFDIHTGGIDLIPTHHTNEIAQSECATGKKPFVKFWMHNEFVDTGGEKMSKSSGNFLRMQSLLDKNIDPITYRFWLLMASYRTKVNFSWEALEATETALKRLYGLYLELGDASGHVHNEYQNKFKEYLEDDLDTPRALSLLWDVMKDKNMSDGDKKATILDFDKVLGLGFEHLKEEKIPEGIQKLVNEREQARKNKDFKKSDELRDKINSLGYEVKDTSLGQKVSLGHRPTGEAKI, from the coding sequence ATGCCATTAACATTTTACAACACTCTGACCAGAGAAAAAGAAATTTTTACTTCAATCGACGACAAGGAGGTTCGTATGTATACTTGCGGTCCAACAGTTTATAATTACACCCACATAGGAAACTTGCGTGCTTTCGTTTTTGCGGATATTTTACGTCGAACTCTCACGTATACTGGATATAAAGTAAAACAAGTGATGAATATTACTGACATAGGTCATCTTTCAAGCGATGCTGATTCAGGCGACGACAAAATGACCAAGGGACTTTTGCGTGAAGGAAAAGAATTGACCTTAAAAAATATGCGCGCCTTAGCAGAATTTTATACAAATACTTTCAAACAAGATTTGAAAACACTCAACATAAAAATGCCAGATGGTATGTATTTTGCCAGCGATTACGTTAAGGAAGATATTGATTTGATTAAAAAATTGGAAGAAAAAGAATATGCTTATCGCACTAGTGACGGCGTCTATTTCGATATTTCAAAAATGTCCGACTATGGAGCGCTCTGGGGTGGAAAAAGAAATTGGAATAAAGAAGGCGCTCGAGTAAATGAAAATTCAGAAAAAAGAAACCCGGAAGATTTTGCTCTTTGGAAATTAAATGACTCAATTGGTTTTGAATCTCCTTTTGGCAAAGGTTTCCCAGGTTGGCATATCGAATGTTCAGCCATGGGATTAAAATTTTTAGGAGAACAATTTGATATTCATACCGGAGGGATCGATTTAATTCCTACTCATCACACTAATGAAATAGCTCAGTCTGAGTGTGCTACTGGTAAAAAACCATTTGTTAAATTCTGGATGCATAATGAATTCGTAGATACTGGCGGAGAAAAAATGTCTAAATCGTCCGGAAATTTTCTCAGAATGCAAAGTTTGTTAGATAAAAACATAGACCCAATAACCTATAGGTTTTGGCTTTTAATGGCTAGTTACCGCACAAAGGTCAATTTTAGTTGGGAAGCTCTAGAAGCTACAGAAACAGCCCTAAAACGCTTATACGGCCTATATTTGGAGCTTGGAGACGCCTCTGGTCACGTCCATAATGAATATCAAAATAAATTCAAAGAATACCTAGAAGACGACCTAGACACGCCTAGAGCTTTGTCCTTGCTTTGGGATGTTATGAAGGATAAAAATATGTCAGATGGCGACAAAAAAGCGACTATCTTGGATTTCGATAAAGTGTTAGGACTCGGCTTTGAACATTTGAAGGAAGAAAAAATTCCAGAGGGAATTCAAAAACTCGTGAATGAGCGAGAGCAGGCTAGAAAAAATAAAGATTTCAAAAAGTCTGACGAACTACGAGACAAAATAAATTCTCTCGGTTATGAAGTGAAAGACACTTCTCTGGGACAAAAAGTTTCCCTCGGCCATAGACCTACAGGCGAGGCTAAGATTTGA
- the rpsI gene encoding 30S ribosomal protein S9, whose protein sequence is MDKDTVKKEKYIEAVGRRKTSTARVRITEASKASFVVNDKDAREYFKTEDQRRLILDPIMKGTSTGGTKPDIKWSVEAHVCGGGIHSQAEAVCHGLARALIESDSTLRESLKKLGFLKRDPRAKERRKFGLKKARKAPQWSKR, encoded by the coding sequence ATGGATAAAGATACAGTAAAAAAAGAAAAATATATCGAAGCCGTAGGGAGGAGAAAGACTTCCACTGCCAGAGTACGCATTACCGAAGCATCCAAAGCCAGTTTTGTGGTTAATGACAAAGATGCTAGAGAATATTTTAAAACGGAAGATCAGCGTCGTTTAATCTTGGATCCAATAATGAAAGGAACATCAACCGGCGGAACCAAGCCAGACATAAAATGGAGCGTAGAAGCGCATGTTTGCGGCGGGGGAATTCATTCCCAAGCCGAGGCAGTCTGTCATGGACTTGCTCGAGCTCTTATTGAATCAGACTCTACTTTGCGCGAAAGTTTGAAAAAATTAGGTTTCCTAAAACGCGACCCTAGAGCAAAAGAACGCAGAAAATTCGGCCTCAAAAAAGCTCGCAAAGCTCCGCAGTGGTCTAAACGATAA
- a CDS encoding type IV secretion system DNA-binding domain-containing protein, translating into MELPEIPKNRDITYLGLTSFRDKNQLFGIKRKDRRQHVYILGKSGTGKSALMFNMIVQNIQNGEGVCVVDPHGELVEGVLSAIPPERMKDVVYFNPADTDYHIGFNVLELIDPQYKHLVASGLMGIFTKIWANAWSARMEYILNNCILALLDTPGTTLLGIPRMLVDKDYRQKIISNLKDPVIKAFWVHEYEAWQDKFRNEAIAPIQNKVGQFLSTSIIRNVVGQSVSTINIFDIMNDGKIFLVNVSKGRIGEDNSGLLGGMIITKIQLAAMERVRIPEEYRKDFYLYVDEFQNFVTDAFAGILSEARKYRLNLTVAHQYTAQLISDKSSAVRDAVFGNVGTMIVFRVGSDDADFLEKEFDPEFTPSDIVNLPNYKIYLKLMIDGVTSRPFSARTLPPIVKSGNKKIEEEVIKSSRDLYCRPREAVEREINNWSGMSLGNYPDTNGNGNLEKFPVICSLCKLEKTVPFKPEPGRAVYCKECIAKIKSGEVKVEKRGQDQIKYDESKFYKPLADLGIEFKQKNGGVEEEHRYQERGEKDIALASKPSVFKSIKKVFTKKVPVKVKPVYPARISGAPVKRVNGDNSALREVLNKVVVEETKSTPTPVSTPTPISLDSLKNKMQASPIGGLQPREVKKPVSPIGVDRAATPENMNKLKDLITKKITTPAEALPDRQAGTPPSQGGEETPQKPKTPASPVGGLQPREVPEDVLRKILE; encoded by the coding sequence ATGGAACTGCCAGAAATACCAAAAAATAGAGATATTACTTATCTTGGGCTCACATCTTTTCGCGACAAAAATCAACTCTTTGGCATCAAACGCAAGGACAGGCGTCAGCATGTTTATATTCTCGGAAAGTCCGGTACCGGTAAATCTGCCTTGATGTTTAATATGATAGTTCAGAATATTCAGAACGGCGAAGGAGTCTGCGTAGTCGATCCGCACGGAGAACTCGTCGAAGGCGTCCTTTCTGCTATTCCGCCGGAGCGAATGAAAGATGTAGTTTATTTTAATCCGGCAGACACGGATTATCATATCGGTTTTAATGTTTTGGAATTAATTGATCCGCAATATAAGCATCTGGTAGCGTCCGGACTCATGGGTATTTTTACGAAAATCTGGGCGAACGCTTGGAGTGCCCGAATGGAATATATTTTAAATAATTGTATTTTGGCATTGCTCGATACTCCGGGAACGACCCTGCTTGGAATTCCCCGAATGCTTGTAGACAAAGATTACCGCCAGAAAATAATTTCTAATCTAAAAGATCCGGTTATAAAAGCCTTCTGGGTCCATGAGTATGAAGCTTGGCAGGATAAATTCAGAAATGAGGCCATCGCGCCGATTCAAAACAAAGTCGGGCAATTTCTTTCGACCTCGATTATCCGCAATGTCGTCGGCCAATCTGTAAGTACGATCAACATTTTCGACATTATGAATGACGGGAAGATTTTTCTCGTGAATGTTTCCAAGGGACGAATCGGTGAAGACAATTCCGGGCTATTAGGAGGAATGATCATTACCAAGATTCAACTAGCCGCGATGGAACGAGTGCGCATCCCTGAGGAATACCGCAAAGACTTTTACCTTTATGTCGACGAATTCCAAAACTTTGTGACGGATGCTTTTGCGGGTATTTTGTCTGAAGCTAGAAAATACAGGCTGAATTTGACGGTGGCGCACCAGTACACTGCGCAACTTATTTCTGATAAGAGTTCTGCGGTGCGTGATGCTGTTTTTGGTAACGTCGGCACAATGATAGTTTTTAGGGTCGGCTCGGACGATGCAGACTTTTTAGAAAAAGAATTTGATCCAGAATTCACTCCTTCTGATATTGTAAACTTGCCAAACTATAAAATTTATCTGAAGTTGATGATCGATGGCGTGACCTCCCGTCCATTTTCCGCTAGGACTTTGCCTCCGATAGTAAAGTCGGGTAATAAAAAAATAGAAGAAGAGGTAATAAAATCATCCCGGGATCTTTATTGTAGGCCTCGCGAGGCAGTGGAAAGAGAAATCAATAACTGGAGCGGAATGTCCTTGGGCAATTATCCTGACACTAACGGAAATGGAAATTTGGAAAAGTTTCCCGTAATTTGTTCTCTTTGTAAGTTAGAAAAGACGGTACCTTTCAAGCCTGAACCAGGCCGAGCAGTTTATTGTAAGGAATGTATAGCAAAAATAAAATCTGGAGAAGTTAAGGTGGAAAAAAGGGGGCAAGATCAAATTAAGTATGATGAATCTAAATTTTATAAACCATTGGCTGATTTAGGTATAGAATTTAAACAAAAGAATGGAGGAGTTGAAGAAGAACATAGATATCAAGAAAGAGGAGAAAAAGATATTGCTTTAGCAAGCAAGCCTAGTGTATTTAAGTCTATAAAAAAAGTTTTTACTAAAAAAGTTCCAGTTAAAGTCAAACCCGTTTATCCAGCTCGCATTAGTGGAGCTCCTGTGAAACGAGTAAATGGGGACAATTCAGCATTAAGAGAAGTTTTAAATAAAGTAGTAGTAGAAGAAACTAAATCCACACCAACGCCTGTTTCCACACCTACTCCCATTTCACTTGATTCTCTAAAAAATAAAATGCAAGCTTCGCCCATAGGCGGGCTACAGCCGAGGGAAGTAAAAAAGCCTGTCAGTCCAATAGGTGTTGACCGCGCAGCTACTCCGGAAAATATGAATAAATTAAAAGATTTGATTACGAAAAAAATCACCACCCCGGCTGAAGCCCTGCCTGACCGGCAGGCAGGCACCCCTCCTTCACAAGGAGGGGAAGAAACTCCCCAAAAGCCAAAAACACCAGCTTCGCCCGTAGGAGGGCTACAGCCGAGGGAAGTACCAGAAGATGTTTTAAGAAAAATTTTAGAATAG
- the dnaJ gene encoding molecular chaperone DnaJ: MNKDYYDILGVNKTASKDEIKKAFYKLAQKYHPDKKGGNEAKFKQANEAYQVLSDDAKRSKYDQFGSGFENMGGASAGGYGDPRQGGFGGFDFSNFSGQGFGGFQNGSAEFDLNDIFSDFFGGGMGGGRQEARRGRDISTEIQISFADSIFGVTRKVLITKTSTCETCKGSGAKPGTKMETCKNCNGQGRIRESKRTIFGNIASTKTCEVCLGTGEVPKEVCEKCKGKGVLRREEEVSIVIPAGIRDGEMIRMTGYGEAVSKGTTGDLYIKINVAPHPIFKREGNDLVMNLNLKLSDALLGTKYPIQTLDGEIEVTIPEGVSVNEILRVRGKGVPFAKNKRGDLLIKLNIKLPTKLSRQARATIEELKKEGI, encoded by the coding sequence ATGAATAAAGACTATTATGACATTTTAGGTGTGAATAAAACTGCCTCTAAAGATGAAATCAAGAAGGCTTTTTATAAGTTGGCGCAGAAATATCACCCTGATAAAAAGGGCGGTAATGAAGCAAAATTTAAGCAAGCCAACGAAGCTTATCAAGTGCTTTCCGACGACGCCAAGCGTTCAAAGTATGATCAATTCGGATCAGGTTTTGAAAATATGGGAGGTGCCTCTGCCGGAGGCTACGGCGACCCAAGGCAAGGTGGCTTCGGTGGTTTTGATTTCAGTAATTTTTCTGGGCAGGGCTTTGGCGGTTTTCAAAACGGTTCTGCCGAGTTTGACCTCAATGATATTTTCAGTGATTTCTTCGGAGGCGGAATGGGCGGAGGAAGACAAGAAGCGCGTCGAGGCAGAGATATCTCTACGGAGATTCAAATTTCTTTCGCTGATTCTATCTTTGGCGTAACCAGAAAAGTTTTAATTACCAAAACTTCCACCTGCGAGACTTGTAAAGGTTCCGGCGCGAAACCTGGAACTAAAATGGAAACCTGTAAAAATTGCAATGGACAGGGACGCATTCGCGAATCAAAAAGAACAATTTTTGGAAATATCGCCAGTACGAAAACTTGCGAAGTCTGTCTGGGTACAGGCGAAGTGCCGAAAGAAGTTTGTGAAAAATGTAAAGGCAAAGGAGTACTTCGTCGCGAGGAAGAAGTTTCCATTGTCATTCCAGCCGGCATTCGCGATGGCGAGATGATTCGCATGACAGGCTACGGAGAGGCAGTTTCTAAAGGCACTACGGGGGATCTTTATATAAAAATAAATGTGGCTCCGCATCCTATATTCAAGCGAGAGGGAAATGACCTAGTGATGAATTTGAATTTAAAACTCTCCGATGCGCTCCTCGGAACTAAATATCCTATTCAAACTTTGGATGGAGAAATCGAAGTGACGATTCCGGAAGGAGTTTCTGTAAATGAGATCCTGCGCGTTCGTGGCAAGGGTGTGCCTTTTGCAAAAAATAAAAGAGGGGATCTATTAATTAAACTCAACATAAAACTTCCAACCAAACTCTCTCGTCAAGCTCGTGCAACAATAGAAGAACTTAAAAAAGAGGGGATATAA
- a CDS encoding toprim domain-containing protein gives MDIIDKLTEVFKEFPGIGERQAKRFVYFLMSKNPAYSENLAELIKDLKKETTQCKECFRFFILNSKKENSCNNCSSLSTDSSTLMIVEKDSDLESIKKSGVYSGKYFILGGLVPIVEKTTKSRVRIEELKNKVLSNKNIKEIILAFSISPQGNHTDQYVREQLKDITEKLNIKISSLGRGLSTGTELEYSDNDTLKNALKNRQ, from the coding sequence ATGGACATCATAGATAAATTAACTGAAGTTTTTAAGGAATTCCCCGGTATCGGAGAGAGGCAAGCAAAACGCTTTGTTTACTTTTTAATGTCTAAGAACCCTGCTTACAGTGAAAACTTAGCAGAGTTGATAAAAGATTTAAAAAAAGAAACAACTCAATGCAAGGAATGTTTTAGATTTTTTATTTTAAATTCTAAAAAAGAAAATTCGTGCAATAATTGCTCCAGCCTAAGTACGGATTCTTCTACCCTAATGATCGTGGAAAAAGATTCTGATCTAGAATCAATCAAGAAAAGCGGAGTCTATAGTGGAAAATATTTCATCCTAGGAGGATTGGTGCCTATAGTGGAAAAGACTACTAAAAGCAGAGTGCGCATTGAAGAGCTAAAAAATAAAGTCTTATCTAACAAAAATATAAAAGAGATAATTCTGGCTTTTTCGATAAGCCCTCAAGGCAACCACACCGACCAATATGTTCGTGAACAATTAAAAGATATTACAGAAAAATTAAATATAAAAATTTCTTCGCTCGGCAGAGGCCTTTCTACTGGCACTGAATTAGAATATTCTGACAACGATACTCTCAAAAATGCATTGAAAAACAGACAATGA
- the rplU gene encoding 50S ribosomal protein L21, producing the protein MEFAVIQTGGKQYKVSKGTLVSIEKIKEKGIEYKKGDKLSFDKVLLVDDGKDTTIGTPYIQGAEVRAEITEIGRARKVMVVKYKQKSRYLKRNGHRQPFFKVKITSIK; encoded by the coding sequence ATGGAATTTGCAGTTATACAAACAGGCGGAAAACAATACAAGGTCTCTAAGGGGACCCTTGTTTCTATTGAGAAAATAAAGGAAAAAGGAATTGAGTACAAGAAAGGGGATAAATTGTCTTTTGACAAGGTTTTACTTGTAGATGACGGCAAGGACACCACTATCGGAACGCCTTACATCCAGGGCGCAGAAGTAAGAGCAGAGATTACAGAGATCGGCCGCGCTAGAAAAGTCATGGTTGTAAAATATAAACAAAAATCTCGTTATCTAAAGCGCAACGGCCACCGCCAGCCGTTTTTCAAAGTAAAAATCACTTCTATAAAATAA
- a CDS encoding AI-2E family transporter, which produces MQPKIIEKYFFFGLLFATFVFTFFIFQPFWIVLVLGASFSMILFPVYKWLNKKLPTTWLASILTLLFFIIVLCVPLFSIGSIVFNQSQNLYHSVVNNGNVIPFINSLGTKINHILPKGASFNINQQVSIFISFLTNNIANIFSTTLSVLFSFILLLLTIFYFLKDGEKWKEAMLKLSPLSNTADQKIINRFTQTISGVLKGYLLVAFIQGTLMGIGLAIFHVPNPAIWAVVAGIASIIPPLGTAVVSVPAIIFLFIIGNIPGAIGLLIWAVLVVGMGDNVLNPYIVGRKINIPPFLILFSVLGGIALLGPVGILIGPLTVSLLYALTEIYQDEFKSDSSKA; this is translated from the coding sequence ATGCAACCAAAAATAATAGAAAAATATTTTTTCTTTGGGCTATTATTTGCGACTTTTGTTTTTACCTTTTTTATTTTCCAACCATTTTGGATTGTGCTTGTACTGGGAGCTTCTTTCTCAATGATCCTCTTCCCTGTGTATAAATGGCTCAACAAAAAACTTCCCACCACTTGGCTTGCCTCTATTCTAACTTTGCTTTTTTTTATTATTGTACTTTGTGTTCCACTTTTTAGCATTGGTTCCATAGTCTTTAATCAATCTCAAAATCTTTACCATTCTGTTGTAAATAATGGAAACGTTATACCGTTTATAAATTCCCTTGGAACTAAAATTAATCACATATTGCCGAAAGGCGCATCTTTTAACATAAACCAGCAAGTTTCAATTTTTATTTCTTTCCTGACAAACAATATTGCAAATATCTTCAGCACTACTCTTTCCGTTTTATTTTCATTTATATTATTGCTTTTAACTATTTTTTATTTCTTGAAAGATGGAGAAAAATGGAAAGAAGCGATGCTGAAGTTGAGCCCTTTATCCAATACTGCTGACCAGAAAATAATCAACCGATTCACTCAAACAATAAGCGGGGTGTTGAAAGGATATCTTTTGGTGGCCTTCATTCAAGGCACATTGATGGGCATAGGGCTCGCTATTTTCCATGTGCCCAACCCCGCCATCTGGGCTGTCGTAGCAGGCATAGCTTCGATCATTCCGCCTTTGGGTACGGCTGTCGTCTCTGTTCCTGCAATAATTTTCCTATTTATTATAGGTAATATTCCTGGAGCTATAGGACTTTTGATCTGGGCAGTATTGGTGGTAGGGATGGGCGACAATGTGTTAAATCCGTATATAGTCGGACGCAAAATAAACATTCCTCCGTTCTTAATTCTCTTTTCTGTCTTGGGTGGTATTGCCCTTTTGGGACCTGTCGGTATATTAATCGGTCCGCTTACGGTAAGTTTGCTTTATGCATTAACTGAGATATATCAAGACGAATTCAAATCGGATTCGAGTAAAGCTTAA
- a CDS encoding type IV secretion system DNA-binding domain-containing protein, with translation MPKPNRVQIIKYGPPPPELPVFGKVDPAEVSFIGRTNYVASLEEKKFIFGIKRIDRRRHLYIIGKSGVGKTKLLELMLRQDVTYGHGLCLIDPHGDVIDAMLDYIPKERIEDVCIIDPPDIDFPASFNPLANVDPMFKFQLTQGLIEVFQKQFGANWTPRLEHVFRFTCLALLDYPHATMRGMISMLTDRNYRQKVVEYITDDMVKRFFAIEFADWSEKFDTDAIIPLVNKLGQFLSDPLLRNIFGQKQNKIDISKLMNEGKIIFINLSKGRLGEENSSFLGSMFLTKIKQAGMERAAIPEKDRTDFYLYVDEFQNVVTQTFENILSEARKYGLNLTIAHQYVGQIITKVHQAVLGNCGSIITFRVGGEDAVKMKPEFAPLFDVKDMINLAVGEIYIKMTIDGESYDPFSAETLRVLAPTHPSYRKEIVDASRRKYSISKDDAAKLIAEEEATIIRSAEEKAIIEGKAKRKAKERGEEISEESEIKENNQKIETKTSQEAEPMI, from the coding sequence ATGCCCAAGCCGAATCGAGTGCAAATAATAAAATACGGACCACCACCACCAGAACTGCCTGTGTTCGGCAAAGTAGATCCGGCTGAAGTTTCTTTTATCGGACGGACAAATTACGTTGCTTCTTTAGAAGAGAAAAAATTTATTTTTGGAATAAAAAGAATAGATAGACGAAGACATCTTTATATCATCGGAAAGTCTGGTGTTGGTAAAACGAAACTTCTAGAACTCATGCTCAGGCAAGATGTGACTTATGGTCATGGCTTGTGCCTGATCGATCCGCACGGCGATGTGATTGACGCGATGCTGGACTATATACCAAAAGAACGTATAGAAGATGTCTGCATTATAGATCCGCCAGATATTGATTTTCCAGCTTCTTTCAATCCGCTCGCAAATGTCGATCCGATGTTTAAATTCCAATTGACCCAAGGATTGATCGAAGTATTTCAAAAGCAATTCGGAGCCAACTGGACTCCTCGTCTGGAGCACGTTTTTCGTTTTACTTGTTTGGCCTTGCTTGATTATCCGCATGCTACTATGCGTGGGATGATCTCAATGTTGACTGACAGGAATTACAGGCAAAAAGTGGTGGAATATATTACCGACGATATGGTCAAAAGATTCTTCGCTATAGAATTTGCCGACTGGTCGGAGAAATTCGATACGGACGCTATCATCCCGCTCGTAAACAAGCTCGGCCAATTTCTTTCCGATCCATTACTTCGAAATATTTTCGGTCAGAAACAGAATAAGATTGATATCAGTAAGCTGATGAATGAAGGAAAAATAATTTTCATCAACCTTTCCAAGGGCCGACTTGGAGAAGAAAATTCTTCCTTTTTGGGTTCAATGTTTTTGACAAAAATAAAACAAGCCGGCATGGAACGTGCGGCTATTCCGGAAAAAGACCGCACAGATTTTTATTTATACGTAGATGAGTTCCAAAATGTCGTCACCCAAACTTTTGAAAATATATTATCCGAGGCTAGAAAGTACGGATTAAACTTAACTATCGCCCACCAGTATGTGGGCCAAATTATTACGAAAGTTCATCAGGCAGTGCTCGGAAATTGCGGTAGTATCATTACTTTTCGTGTTGGTGGTGAAGATGCCGTCAAAATGAAACCAGAATTTGCGCCACTCTTTGATGTGAAAGATATGATCAATCTCGCAGTAGGAGAAATTTATATCAAGATGACCATCGATGGAGAATCTTATGATCCATTTTCCGCTGAGACCTTGCGGGTTTTAGCGCCCACACATCCGTCTTATAGAAAAGAAATTGTTGATGCCTCGCGTAGGAAGTACTCAATTTCAAAAGACGATGCGGCAAAACTTATCGCTGAAGAAGAAGCTACCATCATTCGAAGTGCGGAAGAAAAGGCTATTATTGAAGGAAAAGCTAAAAGAAAAGCAAAAGAAAGGGGAGAAGAAATATCTGAAGAATCAGAGATTAAGGAAAATAATCAAAAAATAGAAACTAAAACTTCACAAGAGGCTGAGCCTATGATATAA
- a CDS encoding nucleotide exchange factor GrpE encodes MPDEEKKEQENIEPIKQDDSEVLEFEFNEDGEEDLKKTLKKFRADLKACKVEKEEYLTGWQKERAEFANYRRQEEDRKAIFSEAMRERILTRFLTVSDSFDMAFANKEAWEKVDDNWRKGVEYIYAQMNAIFEEYGVKAIGETGENFDPNIHQSIEAVETNKKEQDHTVANVIQKGYKLGERVIRPARVNVYEYKESAT; translated from the coding sequence ATGCCAGACGAAGAAAAGAAGGAACAAGAGAATATTGAGCCTATAAAACAAGACGATTCTGAAGTTTTAGAGTTTGAATTCAATGAAGACGGGGAAGAAGATTTAAAGAAGACTCTTAAGAAATTCAGGGCTGATTTGAAGGCGTGCAAAGTCGAAAAAGAGGAATATTTGACAGGCTGGCAGAAAGAGCGGGCAGAATTTGCCAATTATCGAAGGCAAGAAGAAGATCGGAAAGCGATTTTTTCAGAAGCGATGCGAGAAAGAATTTTGACTCGTTTCCTAACAGTCTCTGATAGTTTTGATATGGCTTTTGCAAACAAAGAAGCTTGGGAGAAAGTAGACGACAATTGGAGAAAGGGCGTCGAATATATTTACGCGCAAATGAATGCAATCTTTGAAGAGTATGGAGTGAAAGCAATAGGCGAAACCGGAGAGAATTTTGATCCGAATATTCATCAGTCTATCGAAGCAGTGGAGACAAACAAAAAAGAACAAGACCACACAGTCGCCAATGTGATTCAGAAAGGTTACAAACTAGGTGAACGCGTGATACGCCCTGCGAGAGTCAATGTATATGAATACAAAGAATCAGCAACATAA